The Phocoena sinus isolate mPhoSin1 chromosome 12, mPhoSin1.pri, whole genome shotgun sequence genome includes a window with the following:
- the SLC35A1 gene encoding CMP-sialic acid transporter isoform X4, translating to MAPQRENVNLLFKLYCLAVMTLVAATYTIALRYTRTSDKELYFSTTAVCITEVIKLLLSVGILAKETGSLGRFKASLRENVLGSPKELMKLSVPSLVYAVQNNMAFLALSNLDAAVYQVTYQLKIPCTALCTVLMLNRTLSRLQWISVFMLCGGVVLVQWRPAQATGVVVEQNPLLGFGAIAVAVLCSGFAGVYFEKVLKSSDTSLWFLLVLEASTLLLWSSTQTTS from the exons ATGGCTCCTCAGAGAG AAAATGTCAATTTATTATTCAAGTTATACTGCTTGGCAGTGATGACCCTGGTGGCTGCAACTTACACCATAGCTTTAAGATACACAAGGACATCAGACAAAGAACTCTACTTTTCAACCACAGCCGTGTGTATCACAGAAGTTATAAAGTTATTGCTAAGTGTGGGAATTTTAGCTAA agAAACTGGTAGTCTGGGTAGATTCAAGGCATCTTTAAGAGAAAATGTCTTGGGGAGCCCCAAGGAACTGATGAAGTTGAGCGTGCCTTCCTTAGTGTATGCTGTGCAGAACAACATGGCTTTCCTGGCTCTCAGCAATCTGGATGCAGCAGTATACCAG GTGACGTACCAGTTGAAGATTCCTTGTACTGCTCTATGTACCGTTCTAATGTTAAACAGGACGCTCAGCAGGTTACAGTGGATTTCAGTTTTTATGCTGTGTGGAGGAGTCGTCCTCGTGCAGTGGAGACCAGCCCAGGCCACAGGCGTCGTG GTGGAACAGAATCCATTATTAGGGTTTGGTGCTATAGCTGTTGCTGTATTGTGCTCAGGATTTGCAG gagtgtattttgaaaaagttttaaagagtTCAGACACTTCCCTTTGG TTCTTGCTAGTGTTGGAGGCCTCTACACTTCTGTTGTGGTCAAGTACACAGACAACATCATGA